One window of the Amycolatopsis mediterranei genome contains the following:
- a CDS encoding flavoprotein: MSRVLGLVASGAGGVEHLLPRLIKPAQEAGWTVAVTLTPTAGRWLAETGQLDEIGQATGYPVRVEPRSPSQKSPHPAPSCYLVAPASANFVAKMSLGIADNQALTQVNEAIGTLNLPVIVFPRVNAAHARQPFWTMHIENLRRVGVDLLYGDDVWPLHEPRSAPGRDLPWSAMLDAIEKAVPADR, encoded by the coding sequence ATGTCTCGAGTTCTCGGGCTGGTCGCCTCCGGGGCCGGCGGGGTCGAACACCTGCTTCCACGCCTGATCAAGCCTGCCCAGGAAGCAGGCTGGACCGTCGCGGTCACCCTGACCCCCACCGCCGGCCGCTGGCTGGCCGAGACCGGGCAGCTCGACGAGATCGGGCAGGCCACCGGCTACCCGGTGCGGGTCGAGCCCCGCTCGCCGTCGCAGAAGAGCCCGCACCCGGCCCCGAGCTGCTACCTAGTGGCGCCGGCCTCGGCGAACTTCGTCGCGAAGATGTCCCTCGGCATCGCCGACAACCAGGCGCTGACGCAGGTCAACGAGGCGATCGGGACGCTGAACCTGCCGGTGATCGTGTTCCCGCGCGTCAACGCGGCCCACGCGCGTCAGCCGTTCTGGACCATGCACATCGAGAACCTGCGGCGCGTTGGCGTGGACCTGCTCTACGGTGATGACGTCTGGCCGCTGCACGAACCACGGTCCGCTCCTGGCCGGGATCTGCCCTGGTCAGCCATGCTGGACGCGATCGAGAAGGCCGTTCCGGCCGACCGCTAG
- a CDS encoding tyrosine-type recombinase/integrase: MASTRAVLFDTVSAILQAAYDDKKIRANPCRAKSIKRPKPVQRKVIPWPDSRVRAVRLALPAEYTVTVPLGAGLGLRQMEIFGFSPDDVDRDEMIVNVQRQIRWIGTQPVFSPPKGGKTRVVPLGQGVLNDIDDYMATFEPVTLTLPWLEPGGRPETVRVLIGRTTKRSVYAGQPIRNVIKGANFAYHVWRPAFASAGLDYVERRDGMHAMRHFFASTMLANGVSIKEVAEYLGHHDPGYTLRIYTHLVPSSHKRARAATNKVFKPRRPEQTAQDSETA; the protein is encoded by the coding sequence ATGGCGTCCACTCGCGCGGTACTCTTCGACACCGTATCCGCCATCCTCCAGGCGGCCTACGACGATAAGAAGATCCGGGCGAACCCCTGCCGGGCGAAGAGCATCAAGCGGCCCAAGCCCGTCCAGCGGAAGGTCATCCCGTGGCCGGACAGCCGGGTCCGCGCGGTGCGGCTCGCCCTGCCCGCCGAGTACACCGTCACGGTGCCGCTCGGGGCCGGGCTCGGCCTACGGCAGATGGAGATCTTCGGGTTCAGTCCGGATGACGTCGACCGGGACGAGATGATCGTCAACGTTCAGCGTCAGATCCGGTGGATCGGCACTCAGCCGGTGTTCTCACCTCCGAAGGGTGGCAAGACGCGTGTGGTGCCGCTCGGGCAAGGCGTGCTCAACGACATCGACGACTACATGGCCACCTTCGAGCCGGTCACGCTGACGCTCCCCTGGCTCGAACCGGGTGGTCGGCCCGAGACCGTGCGCGTGCTGATCGGCCGGACGACGAAGCGCAGCGTCTACGCGGGCCAGCCGATCAGGAACGTGATCAAGGGCGCCAACTTCGCATACCACGTCTGGCGGCCGGCCTTCGCGAGCGCGGGACTGGACTACGTCGAACGGCGAGACGGGATGCACGCCATGAGGCACTTCTTCGCGTCCACGATGCTCGCCAACGGCGTGTCGATCAAGGAAGTCGCCGAGTACCTGGGTCACCACGACCCCGGATACACGCTCCGGATCTACACGCACCTCGTCCCGTCGAGCCACAAGCGGGCTCGGGCGGCTACCAACAAGGTGTTCAAGCCCCGCCGGCCGGAGCAGACGGCCCAGGATTCCGAGACGGCCTGA
- a CDS encoding L,D-transpeptidase: MNRRMIALLGGVAAMAGTVAFAGTAEAAPTPCSAEAKACVQRSSNTAWLTDGAGNVTYGGVPITVGLPKYPTPLGKFHVQYKDIDHYSKQFNGPMPYSVFFTNTGVAFHQGSLKVKSHGCVHLSHDSAVTFYNSLHPGDVVEVVP; the protein is encoded by the coding sequence ATGAACCGGAGGATGATCGCACTACTGGGCGGGGTCGCCGCGATGGCGGGGACCGTGGCGTTCGCGGGAACGGCCGAAGCGGCGCCGACGCCGTGCAGTGCCGAAGCGAAAGCCTGCGTCCAGCGCAGTTCGAATACCGCGTGGCTGACCGACGGCGCCGGGAACGTCACCTACGGCGGCGTCCCGATCACCGTGGGGCTGCCGAAGTACCCGACCCCGCTGGGGAAGTTCCACGTGCAGTACAAGGACATCGACCACTACAGCAAGCAGTTCAACGGGCCGATGCCGTACTCGGTGTTCTTCACCAACACCGGGGTCGCGTTCCACCAGGGCAGCCTGAAGGTCAAGTCCCACGGGTGCGTACACCTTTCGCACGATTCCGCGGTGACGTTCTACAACTCGCTGCACCCGGGTGACGTCGTCGAGGTCGTGCCCTGA
- a CDS encoding cell division protein FtsK produces MSPGFAVMALAGLGLGVWVLHKVGRALASILEALAAAAVVFVALWWLCKAVVWMLAQVVTRWRTSLAVVAVYAWCELFGWLSLAITVGSVVVAWWVIDAVSFDQWCWRFLRSWWVRWAVYGRKLPGWLHACGLSVRDEALPVVVNVNLVGRRRALSRSTSNRPNARMPKVLGVRSGASWDEVRVELVAGQKPEDFDNAARALAVARKVARCQVRELAPNVVSIDFQRRDLLGGGVAGPQVPDGVDLSGVDLRNVWAGRTEYGRDWRVPLLGSGAHCLTAGASGAGKNSVMWCPLVAAASAIRAGVVRMSGIDPKGMELAYGRGIFTRYAVGGKDAVELLDGLVEEMESRKRIFAGRLRTVPVSTEYPLELLEFDEIGALTKYTDRKTREAIVERVALLTTQGRALGISVRGYVQEPTKDTVPVRELFTRRVCLRVTSKTHVGMVLGDGAYERGAWANRIGDSEAGVGYVWGEGIREPLRIRAGWVSDGTVKALEAYVTNGGVADLRHGGEGVAA; encoded by the coding sequence ATGTCTCCCGGCTTCGCGGTGATGGCCCTGGCTGGGCTGGGGCTCGGTGTGTGGGTGCTGCACAAGGTCGGCCGTGCCCTGGCGTCGATTCTGGAAGCGTTGGCTGCGGCGGCCGTGGTGTTCGTGGCGCTGTGGTGGCTGTGCAAGGCCGTGGTTTGGATGCTCGCGCAGGTCGTGACGCGGTGGCGGACGAGCCTCGCCGTGGTCGCGGTCTACGCCTGGTGTGAGCTGTTCGGCTGGCTCTCCCTGGCGATCACTGTGGGCAGCGTCGTGGTGGCGTGGTGGGTGATCGACGCGGTCTCGTTCGATCAGTGGTGCTGGCGGTTCCTGCGCTCCTGGTGGGTGCGGTGGGCCGTCTACGGCCGGAAGCTGCCCGGGTGGCTGCACGCCTGCGGTCTATCGGTGCGGGACGAGGCGCTGCCGGTGGTGGTGAACGTGAACCTGGTCGGTCGCCGACGCGCGCTGTCCCGCTCGACGTCGAACCGGCCGAACGCGCGGATGCCGAAGGTGCTCGGCGTCCGCTCCGGCGCGTCGTGGGATGAGGTGCGGGTGGAACTGGTGGCTGGCCAGAAGCCGGAGGACTTCGACAACGCTGCCCGGGCCTTGGCGGTGGCGCGCAAGGTCGCTCGTTGCCAGGTCCGTGAACTGGCACCGAACGTGGTGTCGATCGACTTCCAGCGGCGTGACCTGCTCGGCGGCGGAGTGGCCGGCCCTCAGGTCCCCGATGGCGTCGACTTGTCCGGTGTGGACTTGCGCAACGTCTGGGCGGGCCGGACCGAGTACGGGCGTGACTGGCGCGTCCCGCTGCTCGGCTCGGGTGCGCACTGCCTGACCGCCGGTGCCTCCGGGGCGGGCAAGAATTCGGTGATGTGGTGCCCGCTGGTCGCGGCGGCCTCGGCGATCCGGGCCGGGGTGGTACGCATGTCCGGCATTGACCCCAAGGGCATGGAACTGGCCTACGGGCGCGGCATCTTCACCCGGTACGCGGTTGGTGGTAAGGACGCGGTCGAGCTGCTTGACGGCCTGGTGGAGGAGATGGAATCCCGCAAGCGGATCTTCGCCGGTCGGCTGCGGACCGTCCCGGTGTCGACGGAGTATCCGTTGGAGCTATTGGAGTTCGACGAGATCGGCGCGCTGACGAAGTACACGGACCGCAAGACCCGTGAGGCCATTGTGGAACGTGTCGCGCTGCTGACGACCCAGGGGCGGGCGTTGGGTATCTCGGTCCGTGGCTATGTCCAAGAACCGACCAAGGACACCGTTCCGGTCCGCGAGCTGTTCACCCGACGCGTGTGCCTGCGCGTGACGTCCAAGACGCACGTCGGGATGGTCCTCGGTGACGGCGCGTATGAGCGTGGGGCGTGGGCGAACCGGATCGGTGATTCGGAGGCCGGCGTGGGCTACGTGTGGGGTGAAGGCATCCGCGAACCGCTGCGCATCCGGGCCGGGTGGGTCTCCGACGGCACCGTGAAGGCGCTGGAGGCGTACGTGACCAATGGGGGTGTCGCGGATTTGCGACACGGCGGCGAGGGGGTGGCCGCGTGA
- a CDS encoding helix-turn-helix domain-containing protein, whose translation MRGAGDQLSIGERIAFYRRRRGLSQAVLADLVGRTEDWLSKIERGERDIRRLDVLADLARALRVTLGDLLGEPVLMEEQDKHDDVPAIRDALMAPRRLSRTLFSSAMSPEYIDPQPVRQLVEGAWSSYQKGDLGRVVTALPGLIKTTQAMEAASADDAGYKRACAAISARVHHLAATTLSKIGEADLAWIAAERAMQAADDSDDPLVLASAARSGTHALLAVGRFDDALELGDVAAKWLLPRMAEGDPAALSLYGMLYLRTAVAAARHQDRTTANDLLGHAKTAADQLGVDANYWQTGFGPANVELHRLSAALDLGDVSQVIETAPRVNVDHLPVERQVTHLIDFARALSLLAKDDDALQVLLEAEQKSPTIVRHNTMVREVVRSMYRRAPATAGKSSALLALAERCGAVR comes from the coding sequence ATGCGTGGTGCGGGTGACCAGCTCAGCATCGGTGAGCGGATCGCGTTCTACCGGCGGCGGCGTGGGCTGTCGCAGGCGGTTCTTGCTGACCTGGTGGGCCGTACCGAGGACTGGTTGAGCAAGATCGAGCGTGGTGAGCGGGACATCCGCAGGCTGGACGTGCTGGCCGACCTGGCGCGAGCGCTGCGGGTGACGCTGGGTGACCTGCTCGGCGAACCCGTGCTGATGGAAGAGCAGGACAAGCACGACGACGTACCGGCGATCCGGGACGCGCTGATGGCTCCCCGCCGGCTGTCGCGGACGTTGTTCTCCTCGGCCATGTCGCCCGAGTACATCGACCCGCAGCCTGTTCGGCAACTGGTCGAGGGTGCCTGGTCGAGCTACCAGAAGGGTGACCTGGGGCGGGTCGTGACCGCGCTGCCTGGGCTGATCAAGACGACGCAGGCGATGGAGGCTGCCTCAGCGGATGATGCCGGGTACAAGCGGGCCTGCGCGGCGATCTCGGCACGGGTGCACCATCTGGCCGCGACGACATTGAGCAAGATCGGTGAGGCTGACCTCGCCTGGATCGCGGCCGAACGCGCTATGCAGGCGGCGGACGACTCCGACGACCCACTGGTCCTGGCCTCCGCCGCACGCTCCGGCACGCACGCGCTCCTGGCCGTGGGTCGGTTCGATGACGCGCTTGAGCTGGGCGACGTCGCGGCGAAGTGGCTGCTGCCAAGGATGGCCGAAGGTGATCCTGCCGCGCTGAGCCTGTACGGGATGCTCTACCTCCGTACGGCTGTCGCGGCGGCGCGTCACCAGGACCGGACTACCGCGAACGACCTCCTCGGACACGCGAAAACCGCCGCTGACCAGCTGGGTGTGGACGCGAACTACTGGCAGACCGGGTTCGGGCCGGCCAACGTCGAGCTGCACCGGCTCTCAGCCGCGTTGGACCTCGGCGACGTCAGCCAGGTGATCGAGACTGCTCCGCGCGTCAACGTCGACCACCTGCCCGTGGAACGCCAGGTCACGCACCTGATCGACTTCGCCCGTGCACTCAGCCTGCTCGCCAAGGACGACGACGCCCTACAGGTCCTCCTGGAGGCCGAGCAGAAGTCGCCGACCATCGTCCGGCACAACACGATGGTTCGGGAGGTCGTGCGGTCCATGTACCGGCGTGCCCCGGCCACGGCTGGCAAGTCCTCGGCGCTGCTCGCGCTGGCTGAGCGCTGCGGCGCGGTGAGGTAG
- a CDS encoding helix-turn-helix domain-containing protein → MEAQVKVVSVEGLWTPDDLSTFLGIPVKTLRDWRFKGYGPQWLRLGKHVRYDPETVRRWLDTLNGSTEAA, encoded by the coding sequence ATGGAAGCACAGGTGAAGGTCGTCAGCGTCGAGGGACTGTGGACTCCGGATGATCTGAGCACGTTCCTCGGCATACCCGTGAAGACGCTGCGGGACTGGCGTTTCAAGGGCTATGGCCCGCAGTGGCTGCGGCTGGGAAAGCACGTTCGGTACGACCCGGAGACGGTGCGCCGGTGGCTCGACACGCTGAACGGATCGACAGAAGCCGCATAG
- a CDS encoding DUF5677 domain-containing protein, producing the protein MSDQFSNVKILDICQDLIALWKTRKDSEMRYRDRRTNPGLMKFLSVHGLVAHTYRVGEQALTMCTSGATLEAMPLIRMSYESALTSHWIAQNIDGAEALLNRDVHSREIAIRTLLNARSEVLRSGAQDFPAADAELLRTSSKAQARNFEQLCRDLEPGGVDAYAYYRLMSWYSHPSSRIIDSYVVPTEDRQNISALRLEPAETDTIMWVHFLAYSFVWAGRAVDFVDADRTHRNKLRDAARTLGIAEVLKLSDKAKLRTAKAEKEERRANWKSPRQKDSNESP; encoded by the coding sequence ATGAGCGACCAGTTCAGCAATGTGAAGATCTTAGATATTTGCCAAGATTTGATTGCACTCTGGAAAACCCGCAAAGATAGCGAGATGCGCTATCGAGACCGTCGCACGAATCCTGGTCTCATGAAGTTCCTATCGGTACACGGACTTGTCGCACACACTTATCGTGTTGGCGAGCAGGCTCTCACGATGTGCACCTCGGGCGCAACCCTGGAAGCCATGCCGTTGATACGTATGTCATATGAATCGGCTCTAACCTCGCATTGGATTGCGCAGAATATCGATGGAGCAGAGGCACTTCTGAACCGCGACGTTCACAGCAGAGAAATCGCAATTAGGACACTACTGAACGCTCGATCAGAAGTGCTGCGTTCAGGAGCACAAGATTTTCCCGCCGCAGACGCGGAACTTCTCCGGACATCTTCCAAGGCGCAGGCACGAAACTTTGAGCAGCTCTGTCGCGATCTAGAGCCTGGTGGCGTAGACGCATACGCGTACTACCGCTTGATGAGCTGGTACTCCCACCCAAGTTCAAGAATCATCGATAGTTACGTAGTTCCCACAGAAGACAGACAGAATATTTCTGCACTGCGTCTCGAACCTGCCGAAACAGACACAATAATGTGGGTTCACTTCCTGGCTTATTCGTTCGTATGGGCGGGCCGAGCAGTCGACTTCGTAGATGCTGATCGTACGCATCGCAACAAGCTTCGCGATGCGGCACGTACGCTTGGAATTGCTGAAGTACTCAAATTGTCTGACAAAGCTAAGCTTCGAACAGCGAAGGCCGAGAAGGAGGAGCGGCGCGCCAACTGGAAGAGTCCAAGACAGAAGGACTCTAACGAATCTCCATAA
- a CDS encoding AMED_5909 family protein has translation MIVAKGEPKTLREAHEVVMDRRPPNNANPSAWLAFRLGNARLYKAIADVDRGHHHEALYWAGYEERQAGEISAELQAEGKSAD, from the coding sequence GTGATCGTGGCGAAGGGTGAGCCGAAGACGCTGCGGGAGGCCCACGAGGTCGTGATGGACCGCCGACCGCCGAACAACGCGAACCCGTCAGCGTGGCTGGCGTTCCGGCTCGGCAACGCGCGGTTGTACAAAGCGATCGCAGACGTCGACCGGGGCCACCACCACGAGGCGCTGTACTGGGCCGGATACGAGGAACGGCAGGCGGGTGAGATCTCGGCCGAACTGCAAGCGGAAGGCAAGTCCGCCGATTAA
- a CDS encoding LPO_1073/Vpar_1526 family protein, which yields MIAVSIQGSTPEQVRAVAQRLFADNFPRLSQSAQETVTSRASDLAEAFIEKAIDRGVSLSAAADPDVQYLLLASQRDYARSGNDSLKKLLVDLLVERSSAHEDLEKIVLGEAIETARKLTSKQISALTICWLLRSTTPTSVQTFDDFIDYAQVNYQPFCSNLPVNNSEYAHIQYTGSTIPGMGNSLGYLLSNQVPGLFQRGFPVNAIPEPLWQEPVRQELFSVNLYDSTLWQVDAPDEPKAREKLAKVGLSNLEQQYVGLLNSYRHSDEEVEKRLIDSGAFWADLIHVWQSTNLSSLTASSVGTAIAHSNWVAVTGGLSPLSTWITENKH from the coding sequence ATGATCGCAGTAAGCATACAAGGATCGACACCAGAGCAAGTCCGCGCAGTCGCGCAGCGATTGTTCGCGGACAACTTTCCAAGATTGAGCCAATCCGCACAGGAGACAGTCACTTCCCGGGCTTCCGACCTAGCGGAAGCGTTCATCGAAAAAGCAATAGACCGCGGGGTTAGCCTATCGGCGGCTGCCGACCCAGATGTTCAATATCTATTGCTCGCTAGCCAGCGTGACTATGCCAGGTCCGGAAACGACTCTCTCAAGAAACTTCTTGTCGACCTACTGGTCGAACGGAGCTCTGCGCATGAAGATCTAGAAAAAATCGTACTAGGCGAAGCAATAGAGACAGCGCGGAAGCTTACTTCAAAGCAGATATCCGCACTAACGATCTGCTGGCTGCTTCGGTCGACCACGCCGACCAGCGTTCAAACCTTCGACGACTTCATCGACTATGCACAAGTAAACTACCAACCGTTCTGCTCGAACCTACCTGTCAATAATTCAGAATATGCTCATATTCAGTACACCGGCTCCACCATCCCAGGCATGGGAAACAGTCTCGGATACTTGCTATCAAATCAGGTCCCCGGGTTATTTCAACGCGGTTTTCCAGTCAACGCAATACCGGAACCACTGTGGCAAGAACCAGTGAGACAAGAGCTATTCTCGGTAAATTTGTACGACTCGACTCTCTGGCAGGTTGACGCACCGGACGAGCCGAAGGCGCGCGAGAAGCTAGCTAAAGTGGGTCTTAGCAATCTTGAGCAGCAATATGTTGGCCTGCTCAACAGCTATCGCCACAGCGACGAAGAAGTCGAAAAGAGGCTTATTGATTCAGGAGCATTCTGGGCGGACTTGATTCACGTTTGGCAGAGTACTAATCTTTCTTCACTCACCGCTTCCAGCGTTGGAACGGCGATCGCTCACAGCAATTGGGTGGCCGTGACAGGTGGACTAAGTCCACTTTCTACCTGGATCACGGAGAATAAACACTAG
- a CDS encoding NAD-dependent succinate-semialdehyde dehydrogenase has translation MYTVINPATGELVDEIPNAADEEVRDAIDRVHRGYAAWRARPVAERAAIVRRAGELFAERADELAAIMTLEMGKRINEGRGELGVVADIFRYYGERGPDLLADEPLAIRGGEAVLTKEPIGALLGVMPWNFPCYQVARFVAPNLVLGNTILLKHASICPRSAVAIEAVLRDAGVPADAYVNVFASSRQVPWMLADPRLAGVSLTGSEQAGISVAAEAGRNLKKCVLELGGSDPLIVLDTDDLDETVKITATARMRNCGQSCNAPKRIIVLGGWYEEFTDRFAKRVTEYYVPGDPADPSTTLPPLASSAAADEVSAQIETAIREGATLRAGGHRIPGPGAYVEATVLTEVTPEMAAYHEEIFGPVALLFRAETEEEAVALANDTPFGLGASVFAADRTRAARVARRIEAGMVYVNKSGGSEADLPFGGIKRSGMGRELGPLGIEEFMNKKPIRL, from the coding sequence GTGTACACAGTCATCAACCCGGCGACGGGTGAGCTGGTCGACGAAATCCCGAACGCGGCCGACGAGGAGGTCCGCGACGCGATCGACCGGGTGCACCGCGGGTACGCGGCTTGGCGGGCCCGGCCGGTCGCCGAACGCGCCGCGATCGTGCGGCGCGCGGGGGAGCTGTTCGCCGAGCGCGCGGACGAGCTCGCCGCGATCATGACGCTGGAGATGGGCAAGCGGATCAACGAAGGCCGCGGCGAATTGGGCGTCGTCGCCGACATCTTCCGGTACTACGGCGAGCGCGGCCCGGACCTGCTGGCGGACGAGCCCCTGGCCATCCGCGGCGGCGAGGCGGTGCTGACGAAGGAGCCGATCGGGGCACTGCTGGGCGTGATGCCGTGGAACTTCCCGTGTTACCAGGTCGCCCGGTTCGTGGCGCCGAACCTGGTGCTGGGCAACACGATCCTGCTCAAGCACGCGTCGATCTGCCCGCGTTCGGCGGTCGCGATCGAGGCGGTGCTGCGGGACGCCGGCGTGCCGGCGGACGCGTACGTGAACGTGTTCGCGTCGAGCCGCCAAGTTCCGTGGATGCTCGCGGACCCGCGCCTCGCCGGGGTGTCGCTGACCGGCAGTGAGCAGGCGGGCATCTCGGTGGCGGCCGAAGCCGGGCGCAACCTCAAGAAGTGCGTCCTGGAACTGGGTGGCTCGGACCCGCTGATCGTGCTGGACACCGACGACCTCGACGAGACGGTCAAGATCACGGCGACGGCCCGGATGCGCAACTGCGGCCAGTCGTGCAACGCGCCGAAGCGCATCATCGTGCTGGGCGGGTGGTACGAAGAGTTCACCGACCGGTTCGCCAAGCGCGTGACGGAGTACTACGTCCCGGGCGACCCGGCCGACCCGTCGACAACCCTGCCCCCGCTGGCCTCGAGCGCGGCGGCGGACGAGGTGTCGGCCCAGATAGAGACGGCGATCCGCGAAGGAGCAACGCTGCGCGCGGGCGGCCACCGCATCCCGGGCCCGGGCGCGTACGTGGAGGCAACGGTCCTGACGGAGGTGACGCCCGAGATGGCGGCGTACCACGAGGAGATCTTCGGCCCGGTGGCGCTGCTGTTCCGGGCGGAGACGGAGGAAGAGGCGGTCGCCCTGGCCAACGACACACCATTCGGGCTGGGGGCAAGCGTGTTCGCAGCCGACCGAACCCGGGCGGCTCGCGTGGCGCGGAGGATCGAGGCGGGAATGGTGTACGTGAACAAGTCGGGCGGGTCGGAGGCGGACCTGCCGTTCGGCGGGATCAAGCGGTCGGGCATGGGACGCGAGCTGGGGCCGTTGGGGATCGAGGAGTTCATGAACAAGAAGCCCATCCGCCTCTGA
- a CDS encoding replication initiator — translation MTETRAERMRTPLAADVIRATAEKHGVCVRPFTMEVGDTATGELRYVPVPCGSTVESVCLPCARKAKALRQAQCREGWHLTEEPDLTPAPPSEGHTELLTYRADLVAAYREVVEHDQAEAEELREEVAGVDAELRQLGMRGRLPALDVPTKRAVKRSTKRRQDAPNLPRRKVAKTTVGREFAGKFRPSMFVTLTCDTYGPVRGDGAPVDPSRYDYRRAARDAVHFSALVDRWWQNLRRVVGWDAQYFATVEPQRRAAPHLHAAIRGSVPHDVIRQVTEATYHQVWWPAHDEIVYADRRPVWDGPDTGFVDPETRQPLTRWDDAIEAVECPAHVVTFGRQVHSKGILGGTEEAGRHIGYLTKYLTKSTGEVVEADSASQADHHDRLHAELSVTPCSPRCAVWLLYGVQPKGVTGKTTPGHCQGRAHRRTTLGLPGRRVLVSRKWSGKTLVDHKADRRTFVLQALAAVGIEKPETDRSQQVWRKVEPGDPQVPPRPHLVMRAIAERITWKAEYDRALLAAERPPETSATGLAA, via the coding sequence ATGACCGAGACACGCGCCGAACGGATGCGGACACCGCTGGCCGCCGACGTCATCCGGGCGACGGCCGAGAAGCACGGGGTCTGCGTACGACCGTTCACGATGGAGGTCGGCGACACCGCGACCGGCGAACTCCGCTACGTCCCGGTCCCCTGCGGCTCTACCGTGGAATCGGTGTGCCTGCCGTGTGCGCGGAAGGCGAAGGCGCTGCGGCAGGCCCAGTGCCGTGAGGGCTGGCACCTGACCGAAGAGCCCGATCTCACCCCGGCTCCGCCGTCCGAGGGTCACACGGAGCTGCTGACCTACCGGGCGGACCTGGTGGCGGCTTACCGGGAGGTGGTCGAGCACGACCAGGCCGAGGCCGAGGAGTTGCGGGAGGAGGTCGCCGGGGTTGATGCGGAACTTCGGCAACTCGGGATGCGGGGCCGGCTGCCCGCCCTCGACGTGCCGACCAAGCGGGCGGTGAAACGGTCGACCAAGCGGCGGCAGGACGCTCCGAACCTGCCTCGGCGGAAGGTCGCGAAGACGACGGTCGGCCGGGAGTTCGCGGGGAAGTTCCGGCCGTCGATGTTCGTGACGCTGACCTGTGACACCTACGGGCCGGTTCGTGGCGACGGTGCCCCGGTCGACCCGTCCCGGTATGACTACCGGCGGGCTGCTCGGGATGCGGTGCACTTCTCGGCGCTGGTGGATCGGTGGTGGCAGAACCTGCGGCGGGTTGTCGGCTGGGATGCGCAGTACTTCGCCACGGTCGAGCCGCAGCGTCGGGCCGCTCCGCACCTGCACGCCGCTATTCGGGGCTCGGTGCCGCACGACGTGATCCGCCAGGTCACCGAAGCCACCTATCACCAGGTCTGGTGGCCGGCGCATGACGAGATCGTCTATGCCGACCGGCGCCCAGTGTGGGACGGCCCGGACACCGGCTTCGTCGACCCGGAAACGCGTCAGCCGCTGACCCGCTGGGACGACGCGATAGAGGCGGTTGAGTGCCCGGCGCACGTCGTCACGTTTGGGCGTCAGGTGCACTCGAAGGGCATCCTCGGCGGCACTGAGGAGGCCGGCCGTCACATCGGCTACCTGACCAAGTACCTCACGAAATCCACGGGTGAGGTGGTCGAGGCGGACAGCGCGTCGCAGGCCGATCACCACGACCGGCTCCATGCCGAGCTGTCGGTCACGCCGTGTTCGCCGCGCTGCGCGGTCTGGCTGCTCTACGGCGTCCAGCCCAAGGGCGTCACGGGCAAGACCACCCCCGGGCACTGCCAGGGCCGGGCTCACCGCCGGACGACGCTCGGGCTGCCCGGCCGCCGTGTGCTGGTCTCCCGGAAGTGGTCGGGTAAGACGCTGGTGGATCACAAGGCCGACCGGCGAACGTTCGTGCTGCAAGCGCTCGCGGCGGTCGGGATCGAGAAGCCGGAGACCGACCGGTCACAGCAGGTCTGGCGGAAGGTCGAGCCCGGCGATCCGCAGGTCCCGCCCCGGCCGCACCTGGTAATGCGTGCGATCGCGGAACGGATCACGTGGAAGGCCGAGTACGACCGGGCGCTACTGGCAGCGGAGAGACCTCCAGAAACTTCGGCAACTGGACTCGCTGCATGA